One Haloterrigena salifodinae DNA window includes the following coding sequences:
- a CDS encoding redoxin domain-containing protein, producing MPPTEGDELPDFEALLCDGETFRSTALSAALGERGGVVICTGFAFSAIAQNWWTQFVRAGWDGFEDVAVLGVSRDGPYAQNAFLRWLGSPGFRFFADVNGEVSESLDLLADRDHMANVSTPWRSAFVVDADREVQYAFVADDWISPLPREEIEDAVASL from the coding sequence ATGCCACCGACTGAGGGCGACGAACTCCCCGACTTCGAGGCACTGCTGTGCGACGGCGAGACGTTCCGTTCGACGGCGCTGTCCGCGGCGCTCGGCGAGCGCGGCGGCGTCGTGATCTGTACCGGATTCGCGTTCAGCGCGATCGCGCAGAACTGGTGGACGCAGTTCGTCCGGGCCGGCTGGGACGGGTTCGAGGACGTCGCGGTGCTGGGCGTCAGCCGAGACGGTCCCTACGCGCAGAACGCGTTCCTGCGCTGGCTCGGGTCCCCCGGGTTTCGCTTCTTCGCGGACGTCAACGGCGAGGTGAGCGAGTCACTCGATCTGCTGGCCGATCGCGATCACATGGCGAACGTCTCGACCCCGTGGCGCTCGGCGTTCGTCGTCGACGCCGACCGCGAGGTGCAGTACGCGTTCGTCGCCGACGACTGGATCTCGCCGTTACCGCGCGAGGAGATCGAGGACGCAGTCGCGAGTCTCTAA
- a CDS encoding HIT family protein codes for MDQVFAPWRIDWIKRDEGNPDVEDCVFCELPALETDRENLIVARSEHAFVMFNNYPYNPGHAMVIPHAHTGDYTELDGEQLLDHARLKQRTFDALEAGLEPDGFNAGLNLGDGAGGSIDDHLHTHVVPRWEGDTNFMPVISDTTVIVEALEETYDRVRDAFADQPGATVPDEDGAVVFEFE; via the coding sequence ATGGATCAGGTGTTTGCACCCTGGCGGATCGACTGGATCAAGCGCGACGAGGGAAACCCCGACGTCGAGGACTGCGTCTTCTGTGAACTGCCCGCCCTCGAAACTGACAGGGAGAACCTGATTGTCGCCCGGAGCGAGCACGCGTTCGTGATGTTCAATAATTACCCGTACAATCCGGGTCACGCGATGGTTATTCCTCACGCTCATACCGGCGACTATACCGAACTCGACGGCGAGCAACTGCTCGATCACGCCCGCTTGAAACAGCGCACCTTCGACGCGCTCGAGGCCGGCCTCGAGCCGGACGGTTTCAACGCCGGCTTGAACCTCGGCGACGGGGCCGGCGGCTCCATCGACGACCACCTCCACACCCACGTCGTGCCCCGCTGGGAGGGCGACACCAACTTCATGCCCGTCATCAGCGACACCACGGTGATCGTCGAGGCGCTCGAGGAGACCTACGACCGCGTCCGCGACGCCTTCGCCGACCAGCCGGGTGCGACCGTCCCCGACGAGGACGGCGCCGTTGTCTTCGAGTTCGAGTAG
- a CDS encoding sensor histidine kinase: MSAESHADVSDPPTVESEGGSSAPFQLGPRQFRLAWIVAGLFVLGSVGLMRLMGPRGTLLFSNVILVASAAAAAVALGLLARRSEPPDALGWGIVAVGTGLFATGEFAWMCYELWLSGVPFPGVPDLFYLADYLFLGAGLLVLAASQHRLGSILRITLDGFLVAAALLAISWQFVLAPILAHGDAGGATLWLSAAYPSLDIVLAAVAFVVAVHARGSRRVPITLFAAGNLVWAFADSAFAYLSITGGYIYSEFDVIWLAGNLIVALAALHPSAATPPPEVDRRRYAFRETVAPYVPFLLAMAVMGYAALTGTLDPVGLALGALVLLALVARQTYVFFDAAALSRRLERNEETLSRRNEELLLLNRIVRHDIRNDMAVVLGWGEELNDRLDGEDERAMLERMLGTTRHTIELTETLQAFTELWDDDGDHGAEPVSLEATLAETLERRREAYADAEFVVDGSIPTATVSAGPLLSTVFRNLLNNAVQHNDAAEPRVVITADAGPETATVRIVDNGPGVPLDRRDTLFGRGEKGLESEGSGVGLYLVDTLVSQYGGDVWIESSELGGAAVVVELQRYRA; the protein is encoded by the coding sequence ATGAGCGCCGAGTCACACGCCGATGTCTCCGATCCCCCGACCGTCGAGTCGGAAGGCGGGTCGAGCGCGCCGTTCCAATTGGGTCCCCGCCAGTTCCGACTGGCGTGGATCGTCGCGGGACTGTTCGTCCTCGGATCGGTCGGCTTGATGCGCCTGATGGGCCCCCGTGGAACCCTCCTCTTCTCGAACGTTATCCTCGTCGCCAGCGCGGCCGCGGCCGCCGTCGCACTGGGACTGCTGGCCCGCCGGAGCGAGCCGCCGGACGCGCTCGGCTGGGGGATCGTCGCGGTCGGTACCGGCCTGTTCGCGACCGGCGAGTTCGCGTGGATGTGCTACGAACTGTGGCTGAGCGGCGTCCCGTTCCCCGGCGTGCCGGACCTGTTCTATCTCGCCGACTACCTCTTTCTCGGGGCCGGACTGTTGGTGCTCGCCGCGTCCCAACACCGTCTGGGTTCGATCCTCCGCATCACCCTCGACGGGTTCCTCGTCGCGGCCGCCTTGCTCGCGATCAGTTGGCAGTTCGTGCTCGCTCCGATCCTGGCCCACGGCGACGCTGGCGGCGCGACGCTGTGGTTGTCCGCCGCGTACCCGTCGCTCGACATCGTCCTCGCCGCGGTCGCGTTCGTCGTCGCGGTCCACGCCCGCGGGTCGCGGCGCGTCCCGATCACGCTCTTCGCCGCGGGCAACCTCGTCTGGGCGTTCGCCGACAGCGCGTTCGCCTACCTGTCGATCACGGGAGGCTACATCTACAGCGAGTTCGACGTGATCTGGCTCGCCGGCAATCTGATCGTCGCGCTCGCCGCGCTCCATCCGTCGGCGGCGACGCCCCCGCCCGAGGTCGACCGACGCCGGTACGCGTTCCGAGAAACGGTCGCCCCCTACGTCCCCTTCCTGCTCGCGATGGCCGTCATGGGCTACGCCGCCTTGACCGGGACCCTCGACCCGGTCGGGCTCGCGCTCGGCGCGCTCGTGTTGCTCGCGCTCGTCGCCCGGCAGACCTACGTCTTCTTCGACGCGGCGGCGTTGAGCCGGCGCCTCGAGCGCAACGAGGAAACGCTGTCCCGCCGCAACGAGGAACTGCTGCTCCTGAACCGGATCGTCCGCCACGACATCCGCAACGACATGGCGGTCGTCCTCGGCTGGGGCGAGGAACTGAACGACCGCCTCGACGGCGAGGACGAGCGCGCGATGCTCGAGCGGATGCTGGGCACGACGCGACACACGATCGAACTCACCGAGACGCTCCAGGCGTTCACCGAACTCTGGGACGACGACGGCGACCACGGCGCGGAACCGGTCTCGCTCGAGGCGACGCTCGCCGAGACGCTCGAGCGGCGACGCGAGGCGTACGCCGACGCCGAGTTCGTCGTCGACGGATCGATTCCGACGGCGACCGTCAGCGCCGGGCCGCTCCTGTCGACCGTGTTCAGGAACCTCCTGAACAACGCGGTCCAGCACAACGACGCGGCCGAGCCGCGCGTCGTTATCACCGCCGACGCCGGGCCGGAGACGGCCACCGTCCGAATCGTCGATAACGGCCCGGGCGTTCCGCTCGACCGACGCGACACCCTCTTCGGCCGCGGCGAGAAGGGCCTCGAGAGCGAGGGCTCGGGAGTCGGCCTCTACCTCGTCGACACGCTCGTCTCGCAGTACGGCGGCGACGTGTGGATCGAATCGAGCGAGCTGGGTGGGGCTGCCGTCGTCGTCGAACTGCAGCGCTATCGAGCTTGA
- a CDS encoding mechanosensitive ion channel family protein, translated as MYVLNRLEGLLQRYLTLLDNVATFLLTFLLVYAIGRYVVLPLVALALESRDTERTLREGLERVAAFGVVVVAIVFGLWIAGLNFILERAAILVAGLTVALGFAAQNVVGNLASGVYIVTDPNFNIGDWIRWSDQEGIIEDIRFRSTRVRTFDNEVITVPNSELTANAVTNAVVNDRLRVTVPVQINFDDDIDAAIRVLAEAAADHPDVLDDPEPVVRVAELNETVRIEAALWIADPDRDTYSRIHSEYAREIVERLAREGIDLGRANPQALEGEIGVVPEAAAETEVGTDDTDV; from the coding sequence GTGTACGTGCTGAACAGACTCGAGGGACTCCTGCAGCGGTACCTCACGCTGCTGGACAACGTCGCGACCTTTCTGCTGACATTCCTGCTGGTGTACGCGATCGGTCGGTACGTCGTCCTCCCGCTCGTCGCCCTCGCGCTTGAGTCCCGGGATACCGAACGGACCCTCCGCGAGGGCCTCGAGCGCGTGGCCGCCTTCGGCGTCGTCGTCGTCGCGATCGTCTTCGGGCTCTGGATCGCCGGCCTGAACTTCATCCTCGAGCGGGCGGCGATCCTCGTGGCCGGGCTGACGGTCGCGCTCGGTTTTGCCGCCCAGAACGTCGTGGGGAATCTAGCCAGCGGGGTCTACATCGTGACCGATCCGAACTTCAACATCGGCGACTGGATCCGCTGGTCGGATCAGGAGGGTATCATCGAGGATATCCGCTTTCGCTCGACGCGGGTCCGCACCTTCGACAACGAGGTGATCACGGTCCCCAACTCCGAGCTGACGGCGAATGCGGTCACCAACGCTGTGGTCAACGATCGACTCCGAGTGACCGTCCCCGTGCAGATCAACTTCGACGACGATATCGACGCCGCGATCCGGGTTCTCGCCGAGGCGGCCGCCGACCATCCCGACGTCCTCGACGATCCCGAACCCGTCGTCCGCGTCGCTGAACTCAACGAAACGGTTCGGATCGAGGCCGCGCTGTGGATCGCCGACCCCGACCGGGACACCTACAGCCGGATTCACTCGGAGTACGCCCGCGAGATCGTCGAGCGATTAGCGCGCGAGGGGATCGACCTCGGTCGGGCAAATCCGCAGGCGCTCGAGGGGGAAATCGGCGTCGTCCCGGAGGCGGCGGCCGAGACCGAGGTCGGTACCGACGACACCGACGTCTGA
- the icd gene encoding isocitrate dehydrogenase (NADP(+)), producing MSYDKIEVPDAGEKITLKEGSEDEIEVPDNPIIPIIHGDGIGKDVGPAAQKVLEAAAEATGREISWMRVYAGESAREEYGEDVNLPDETVDAIEEHRVAIKGPLTTPVGAGFRSLNVALRQTLDLYANVRPTYYLDGVPSPMKAPEEMDMVTFRENTEDVYAGIEWEAGTDEVEQVREFVEDEMGFDETMHDGPIGIGLKPITEKGSKRLVREAIDYALEHDRDKVTLVHKGNIMKFTEGQFGDWGMEVADEEYPDDEVFAAPDSLWETQDEVDIPEDAVMVEERLADAMLQWMQLRTDEFDVLAMPNLNGDYLSDAAGAQIGGLGIAPGGNFGKGRMLAEPVHGSAPKRAGQNMANPTAMILSGRLMFDYLGWDDAADLIRDAVEETISSGKVTYDLERQLEDAEKLGTSEYTDEIVDTIEKLS from the coding sequence ATGAGCTACGACAAGATCGAGGTCCCTGACGCGGGGGAGAAGATCACGCTGAAAGAGGGTTCCGAGGACGAGATCGAGGTGCCCGACAATCCGATCATCCCGATCATCCACGGCGACGGTATCGGGAAGGACGTCGGTCCCGCCGCACAGAAGGTCCTCGAGGCCGCCGCCGAGGCGACCGGTCGCGAGATCAGCTGGATGCGCGTCTACGCCGGCGAGTCCGCCCGGGAGGAGTACGGCGAGGACGTTAACCTGCCCGACGAAACCGTCGACGCGATCGAGGAACACCGCGTCGCCATCAAGGGTCCGCTGACGACCCCCGTCGGTGCCGGCTTCCGCTCGCTGAACGTCGCGCTACGACAGACGCTGGACCTCTACGCTAACGTCCGTCCGACCTACTACCTCGACGGCGTCCCGTCGCCGATGAAGGCGCCCGAGGAGATGGACATGGTGACCTTCCGGGAGAACACCGAAGACGTCTACGCCGGCATCGAGTGGGAGGCCGGCACCGACGAGGTCGAGCAGGTCCGCGAGTTCGTCGAGGACGAGATGGGCTTCGACGAGACGATGCACGACGGCCCCATCGGTATCGGCCTCAAGCCGATCACCGAGAAGGGCTCGAAGCGACTCGTTCGCGAGGCCATCGACTACGCCTTAGAGCACGACCGAGACAAGGTCACGCTCGTCCACAAGGGCAACATCATGAAGTTCACCGAGGGTCAGTTCGGTGACTGGGGCATGGAGGTCGCCGACGAGGAGTACCCCGACGATGAGGTCTTCGCCGCACCCGACTCGCTGTGGGAGACCCAGGACGAGGTCGACATTCCGGAGGACGCCGTCATGGTCGAGGAGCGCCTCGCCGACGCGATGCTCCAGTGGATGCAACTGCGCACCGACGAGTTCGACGTCCTCGCGATGCCCAACCTCAACGGCGACTACCTCTCCGACGCCGCCGGCGCCCAGATCGGCGGCCTCGGCATCGCTCCGGGTGGCAACTTCGGCAAGGGCCGCATGCTCGCCGAGCCCGTCCACGGCTCCGCGCCCAAGCGCGCCGGCCAGAACATGGCCAACCCGACTGCGATGATCCTCTCCGGCCGCCTCATGTTCGACTACCTCGGCTGGGACGACGCCGCCGACCTGATCCGCGACGCCGTCGAGGAGACCATCTCCTCCGGCAAGGTCACCTACGACCTCGAGCGCCAGCTCGAGGACGCCGAGAAGCTCGGCACCAGCGAGTACACCGACGAGATCGTCGACACCATCGAGAAGCTCTCGTAG
- a CDS encoding NUDIX domain-containing protein gives MSPTLEPESLCERDDVDVQTETRTLTRTEFETARDLEDHLTIGVANDAGEVLLVADGIRGWTLPGAPVGPDEDWDAVARRTLESLTGVDAGIAEPIRVRRVEFERDGDADRRRTTYDVLARTASVPGRPVADEPTVAGEDVTDLVWLDHVPEDASGAIAADIEAVLERSAA, from the coding sequence ATGAGTCCGACCCTCGAGCCCGAATCCCTCTGTGAGCGCGACGACGTCGACGTGCAGACCGAGACGCGGACACTCACTCGAACGGAGTTTGAGACCGCCCGCGACCTCGAGGACCACCTGACGATCGGCGTCGCGAACGACGCCGGCGAGGTGCTGCTGGTCGCCGACGGCATCCGCGGCTGGACGCTCCCCGGCGCGCCGGTCGGCCCGGACGAAGACTGGGACGCCGTCGCCCGCCGTACCCTCGAGTCGCTGACCGGCGTCGACGCCGGCATCGCCGAGCCGATTCGCGTCCGGCGGGTCGAGTTCGAGCGGGACGGTGACGCGGATCGCCGGCGGACGACCTACGATGTGCTCGCCCGGACGGCGTCGGTTCCGGGCCGGCCGGTCGCCGACGAGCCGACGGTCGCCGGGGAGGACGTGACGGACCTCGTCTGGCTCGATCACGTCCCCGAGGACGCGTCCGGCGCGATCGCGGCCGACATCGAGGCGGTCCTCGAGCGGTCGGCGGCGTAG
- a CDS encoding SDR family oxidoreductase, translating into MPALANDVIVVTGASRGLGRAMVERFAAEGARVVLTARDEERMTEIVADLSGESLVVPADVRDADAVERVVDRAIDEFGRVDALVNNAGVSLLGMYDGRTPLEEINEDDWDTVLEVNLKGMFLFTRAVLPHMYEQGHGNVINISSGLGRNAIGGAGPYVSSKWGLEGLTRTTALEAEDRGVNANALDPGGRVDTDIWAHLPDEERERILDPDVMNDAAVLLAAQGPDGVSGESMPAEEWERRLG; encoded by the coding sequence ATGCCAGCGTTAGCGAACGACGTCATCGTCGTCACGGGCGCGAGCCGCGGCCTCGGCCGTGCGATGGTCGAACGGTTCGCCGCGGAGGGCGCCCGCGTCGTGCTCACCGCCCGCGACGAGGAGCGCATGACCGAAATCGTCGCCGACCTGTCCGGCGAATCGCTCGTCGTCCCCGCGGACGTCCGCGACGCCGACGCCGTCGAACGGGTCGTCGACCGAGCGATCGACGAGTTCGGCCGGGTCGACGCGTTGGTCAACAACGCCGGCGTCAGCCTGCTCGGGATGTACGACGGGCGCACCCCGCTCGAGGAGATCAACGAGGACGACTGGGATACCGTCCTCGAGGTCAACCTCAAGGGCATGTTCCTCTTTACTCGCGCTGTGCTGCCCCACATGTACGAGCAGGGCCATGGCAACGTTATCAATATCTCCTCGGGACTCGGTCGAAACGCCATCGGCGGCGCGGGCCCCTACGTGAGTTCGAAGTGGGGCCTCGAGGGACTGACCCGGACGACCGCGCTCGAGGCCGAGGACCGCGGCGTCAACGCCAACGCGCTCGACCCGGGCGGTCGAGTCGACACTGACATCTGGGCGCACCTCCCCGACGAGGAACGCGAACGGATCCTCGATCCCGACGTGATGAACGACGCGGCCGTGCTCCTCGCGGCGCAGGGACCCGACGGCGTCAGCGGCGAGTCGATGCCCGCCGAGGAGTGGGAGCGGCGACTCGGGTAA
- a CDS encoding cupin domain-containing protein, whose translation MEYEVVHTDDVPMTDLSESDEVPPDLRIRALDEVLGADDVHLKLWYFDPGEEIRYHAHAEQEELYYVLEGEFSLKLGRSGDEEYVEAGPGTFWIAKPEIGHGHRNVGDEEGVVLAIGAPAVEDPGLDPHGLDAEDG comes from the coding sequence ATGGAGTACGAAGTCGTTCACACCGACGACGTCCCGATGACGGATCTCTCCGAGAGCGACGAGGTCCCGCCAGACCTGCGGATCCGCGCGCTCGACGAGGTTCTGGGAGCCGACGATGTCCACCTTAAACTCTGGTACTTCGACCCCGGCGAGGAAATTCGATACCACGCCCACGCCGAACAGGAGGAGCTCTACTACGTCCTTGAGGGCGAGTTCTCGCTGAAACTCGGCCGCTCGGGCGACGAGGAGTACGTCGAGGCCGGTCCAGGAACGTTCTGGATCGCCAAACCCGAAATCGGCCACGGCCACCGCAACGTCGGCGACGAGGAGGGCGTCGTGCTCGCCATCGGCGCCCCCGCGGTCGAGGATCCAGGGTTGGATCCCCACGGGCTCGACGCGGAGGACGGGTAG
- the map gene encoding type II methionyl aminopeptidase: MAESEVDLESEKYEKHREAGKILAQVREEAAERVEVGASHLEVAEFAEDRIRELGGEPAFPVNISIDEEAAHATPSIDDDTTFGEEMVNLDIGVHVDGWLADTAITVDLSGNPELAEASEQALEAALDIIEPGVDTGDIGAEIEDVIDGYGYNPVVNLTGHGLGHWEQHTSPNIPNRAVSQGTTLEVGDVVAIEPFATDGGGKVSEGASEEIFALEREGSVRNRQARDALEQITEEFRTLPFATRWLETDRPEMALRRLKRNDIVHGYPVLKEDDGYLVSQKEHTIIITEDGCEVTTASD, translated from the coding sequence ATGGCCGAATCCGAGGTGGACTTAGAGTCCGAGAAGTACGAGAAGCACCGCGAGGCGGGGAAGATCCTCGCACAGGTGCGCGAAGAGGCAGCCGAGCGCGTCGAGGTCGGCGCGAGTCACCTCGAAGTCGCCGAGTTCGCCGAGGATCGAATTCGGGAACTCGGCGGCGAACCCGCCTTCCCGGTCAACATCTCGATCGACGAGGAGGCGGCCCACGCGACGCCCTCGATCGACGACGACACAACCTTCGGCGAGGAGATGGTCAATTTGGACATCGGTGTCCACGTCGACGGCTGGCTGGCCGACACCGCCATCACCGTCGACCTCTCGGGCAACCCCGAACTCGCCGAGGCCTCCGAACAGGCCCTCGAGGCGGCCCTCGATATCATCGAACCGGGCGTCGACACGGGCGACATCGGCGCCGAGATCGAGGACGTCATCGACGGCTACGGCTACAACCCCGTCGTCAACCTGACCGGGCACGGACTGGGCCACTGGGAGCAACACACCAGCCCGAACATCCCCAACCGCGCCGTCTCGCAGGGGACGACGCTCGAGGTCGGCGACGTCGTCGCCATCGAACCGTTCGCGACCGACGGCGGCGGCAAGGTCAGCGAGGGCGCCAGCGAGGAAATTTTCGCCCTAGAGCGCGAGGGCTCGGTGCGCAACCGGCAGGCCCGCGACGCGCTGGAACAGATCACCGAGGAGTTCCGCACGCTGCCGTTCGCGACGCGGTGGCTCGAGACCGACCGGCCGGAGATGGCGCTACGCCGACTCAAGCGCAACGACATCGTCCACGGCTACCCGGTGTTGAAGGAGGACGACGGCTACCTCGTCAGCCAGAAGGAGCACACGATCATTATCACCGAGGACGGCTGCGAAGTCACGACGGCGTCGGACTGA
- a CDS encoding glutaredoxin family protein: MVTLYQLEGCPYCELVADRLDELGVDYDSVWVEGLHSKRNEVKRISGQRQVPVIVDDEYGVTMAESERIVDYLEQTYA; the protein is encoded by the coding sequence ATGGTTACGCTGTACCAACTCGAGGGCTGTCCGTACTGCGAACTCGTCGCCGACCGCCTCGACGAGCTCGGCGTCGACTACGACAGCGTCTGGGTCGAGGGACTACACTCGAAGCGCAACGAGGTCAAGCGGATCTCCGGCCAGCGGCAGGTGCCGGTCATCGTCGACGACGAGTACGGCGTCACGATGGCCGAGTCCGAACGGATCGTCGACTACCTCGAGCAGACATACGCCTGA
- a CDS encoding DUF7835 family putative zinc beta-ribbon protein, with amino-acid sequence MATTDDSFNGMTEHCPDCDLETLHEVSVQIRTESLKKENAQFSREPYRVAECQRCGNRSSQRMNNA; translated from the coding sequence ATGGCAACGACTGACGACTCCTTCAACGGGATGACCGAGCACTGCCCCGACTGCGACCTCGAGACACTCCACGAAGTGTCCGTCCAGATCCGAACCGAGAGCCTGAAGAAAGAGAACGCGCAGTTCTCGCGCGAACCCTACCGCGTGGCCGAGTGCCAGCGGTGTGGCAACCGCTCGAGCCAGCGGATGAACAACGCCTGA
- a CDS encoding GNAT family N-acetyltransferase, whose protein sequence is MTEVRVADTERTREDAFTVRQTVFVEEQGVDEELEYDAHDETATHFVAYDGDEPVGAARLREYADGVGKVERVAVLESRREDGVGRAVMTAVEDRARADGLESLKLHSQTRAAGFYRSLGYERYGEEFEEAGIPHVEMRKSLGGSE, encoded by the coding sequence ATGACCGAGGTACGCGTCGCCGACACCGAACGCACGCGCGAGGACGCCTTCACCGTCCGGCAGACGGTATTCGTCGAGGAACAGGGCGTCGACGAGGAACTCGAGTACGACGCACACGACGAGACCGCGACGCACTTCGTCGCCTACGACGGCGACGAGCCGGTCGGCGCCGCCCGCCTCCGGGAGTACGCGGACGGCGTCGGCAAGGTCGAACGCGTCGCTGTCCTCGAGTCCCGCCGGGAGGACGGCGTCGGTCGTGCGGTGATGACCGCCGTCGAAGACCGGGCTCGAGCGGACGGACTCGAGTCGCTGAAACTGCACTCGCAAACGCGGGCAGCCGGCTTCTACCGCAGTCTGGGTTACGAACGGTACGGCGAGGAGTTCGAGGAAGCCGGGATCCCCCACGTCGAGATGCGGAAATCGCTCGGGGGGTCGGAGTAG
- a CDS encoding HD domain-containing protein, translating into MARELEPLARELSIPYYEAALPAHDSFHANRVRDLSLRLADECEDAVDRDVLSAAAWLHDIGRPLERTGEIDDHDEWGASEAADLLAAEDVSPDRIAAVERCVRAHSIRASSPEPETLEAKLLFDADKLDATGAVGIVRLACIVGERSGRTGEKHAVIDDSSGLRAATADRPDVSLLHEWARERLDELYTDPGRRLGASRWEFMESFFARFADELGVEGER; encoded by the coding sequence ATGGCACGGGAATTAGAACCGCTCGCTCGAGAGCTGTCGATTCCGTACTACGAAGCTGCCCTCCCCGCACACGATAGCTTCCACGCCAATCGCGTCCGCGATCTCTCGCTTCGATTAGCGGACGAGTGCGAGGACGCCGTCGATCGAGACGTGCTATCGGCGGCCGCCTGGCTGCACGACATCGGGCGTCCGTTAGAGCGAACGGGCGAGATCGACGATCACGACGAATGGGGTGCGAGCGAAGCGGCGGACCTGCTCGCGGCCGAAGACGTCTCTCCCGACCGAATCGCCGCGGTCGAACGCTGCGTTCGGGCGCACAGTATCCGGGCCAGTTCCCCGGAGCCCGAAACCCTCGAGGCGAAGTTGCTCTTCGACGCGGACAAGTTGGACGCGACCGGCGCGGTCGGGATCGTCCGGCTGGCCTGTATCGTCGGCGAGCGCTCGGGTCGAACGGGCGAGAAACACGCGGTGATCGACGACTCGTCAGGGCTGCGGGCGGCGACGGCGGACCGTCCGGACGTCTCGCTCCTCCACGAGTGGGCGAGAGAGCGGCTGGACGAGTTGTACACGGACCCCGGCCGTCGGCTCGGAGCGTCCCGATGGGAGTTCATGGAGTCGTTTTTCGCCCGCTTCGCCGACGAACTCGGGGTCGAGGGAGAACGGTAA
- a CDS encoding alpha/beta hydrolase yields MTDDRDPSATPRRAFLAGTVGTALVGTAAGAVGDDDNAGENGRKHCNSCNGQRSGADTRLPTAHDLTMDDGHRLRVWERTTVDEPEEAVIFVHGSTYGAVSMFDPPLGDEFGWLPSAAAQGQATFAPDMRGYGHSEPPAEYDEPPEANAPPLSFEREALDILEVTRWLRDERGFDRVHYVSLSGGTWRGRAVYEVGDPDYATVTLAGGSFGTLEIGADPEGPAYATQERSGFIERWNAELPEGADRDYWIGGAEYTADEVQAAVWKAIYETNQAIDDGEASETSREGSETADEETIIAPLVRQESEYHPRQIDDPTLVIRASSDGIISREGALNLYDAVGATDDRKRYVEIAGGTHFIFLERERREFFDAVRQFQTRY; encoded by the coding sequence ATGACGGACGATCGCGATCCATCGGCGACGCCCAGACGAGCGTTTCTCGCGGGAACCGTCGGAACGGCGCTAGTCGGAACCGCCGCGGGCGCAGTCGGAGACGATGATAACGCCGGCGAGAACGGACGGAAGCACTGTAACAGCTGTAACGGACAGCGAAGCGGCGCCGACACGCGGCTGCCGACCGCCCACGATCTAACGATGGACGACGGCCACCGCCTTCGGGTCTGGGAGCGGACGACCGTCGACGAACCCGAGGAGGCCGTCATCTTCGTCCACGGTTCGACCTACGGCGCCGTCTCGATGTTCGATCCGCCCCTCGGCGACGAGTTCGGCTGGCTCCCCTCCGCCGCGGCGCAGGGACAGGCCACGTTCGCTCCCGATATGCGCGGCTACGGCCACAGCGAACCGCCCGCCGAGTACGACGAGCCGCCGGAGGCGAACGCGCCGCCGCTGTCGTTCGAACGCGAGGCGCTCGACATCCTCGAGGTGACCCGCTGGCTCCGCGACGAGCGCGGCTTCGATCGCGTTCACTACGTCAGCCTCTCCGGCGGGACCTGGCGCGGCCGCGCGGTATACGAAGTCGGCGACCCCGACTACGCGACGGTCACGCTCGCGGGCGGCTCGTTCGGGACGCTCGAGATCGGCGCCGATCCCGAGGGGCCCGCGTACGCGACCCAGGAGCGCTCGGGGTTCATCGAGCGGTGGAACGCGGAACTCCCCGAAGGCGCCGACCGCGACTACTGGATCGGCGGCGCGGAGTACACCGCCGACGAGGTCCAGGCCGCGGTCTGGAAGGCGATCTACGAGACGAACCAGGCGATCGACGACGGCGAGGCGTCGGAGACATCTCGAGAAGGCAGTGAAACCGCCGACGAGGAGACGATCATCGCCCCGTTAGTCCGCCAGGAAAGCGAGTACCACCCGCGGCAGATCGACGACCCGACGCTCGTGATCCGCGCCTCGAGCGACGGCATCATCTCCCGGGAGGGCGCGCTGAACCTGTACGACGCCGTCGGCGCAACCGACGACCGGAAGCGGTACGTCGAGATCGCCGGCGGAACGCACTTCATCTTCCTCGAGCGCGAGCGCCGGGAGTTCTTCGACGCGGTGCGACAGTTCCAGACGCGGTACTGA